The Mycetohabitans endofungorum genome contains a region encoding:
- the pstC gene encoding phosphate ABC transporter permease PstC has product MADVQTASGSGGNRAMKVPGRTGDIVFGELARLAAIVTLLMLGGIIVSLIISSLPTLRKFGFSFLWRADWDPPSDQFGALVPIYGTIATSLIALIIAVPVSFGIALFLTELSPAWLRRPLGIAIELLAAIPSIVYGMWGLLMFAPIFASGFQKPLQTVLGSMPLVGALVAGPPVGIGILAAGVILAIMTIPYISAVMRDVFEATPVLLKESAYGIGCTTWEVMWKIVLPFTKTGVIGGIMLGLGRALGETMAVTFVIGNTNLLSGASLFAPGNSITSALANEFAEAQPGLHTAALMELGLILFLITFIVLALSKLMLLRLEKGEGAR; this is encoded by the coding sequence ATGGCCGACGTTCAGACTGCATCCGGCTCGGGCGGCAACCGTGCAATGAAAGTGCCGGGCCGCACAGGTGATATCGTCTTCGGTGAGCTGGCGCGGCTTGCCGCGATCGTGACCTTGCTGATGCTTGGCGGGATCATCGTTTCGCTAATCATCTCGTCCCTGCCGACCCTCCGAAAGTTTGGCTTTTCGTTCCTGTGGCGCGCTGATTGGGATCCACCCTCCGATCAATTCGGTGCGCTGGTGCCGATCTACGGCACGATCGCCACATCGCTGATCGCCCTGATCATCGCGGTACCGGTCAGCTTCGGCATTGCGCTGTTCCTGACCGAACTCTCACCTGCCTGGCTGCGGCGCCCGTTGGGCATCGCGATCGAGCTGCTGGCCGCGATCCCGTCCATTGTCTACGGCATGTGGGGTCTGTTGATGTTCGCGCCGATCTTTGCGAGCGGGTTCCAGAAGCCGCTGCAAACCGTGCTCGGTTCAATGCCGCTAGTCGGCGCGCTGGTGGCCGGCCCGCCGGTGGGCATCGGCATCCTGGCCGCCGGCGTTATCCTCGCGATCATGACCATCCCGTATATCTCTGCGGTCATGCGCGACGTGTTCGAAGCGACCCCGGTCCTGCTAAAGGAGTCCGCGTACGGCATTGGCTGTACGACCTGGGAAGTCATGTGGAAAATCGTGCTGCCGTTTACGAAGACCGGTGTAATCGGCGGCATCATGCTCGGCTTAGGCCGTGCGCTCGGCGAGACCATGGCGGTCACGTTCGTGATCGGCAACACCAATCTGCTGTCCGGTGCTTCGTTGTTCGCTCCGGGCAACAGCATCACGTCGGCGTTGGCCAATGAATTCGCTGAGGCCCAGCCCGGGCTGCATACGGCAGCATTGATGGAGCTGGGGCTGATCCTGTTCTTGATTACCTTCATCGTGCTTGCTTTGTCCAAGTTGATGTTGTTGCGTCTGGAAAAAGGGGAGGGCGCACGATGA
- the pstS gene encoding phosphate ABC transporter substrate-binding protein PstS, whose product MKSMHTAIAGVVGALFAWSVQAADITGAGSTFAAPIYTKWADAYRKSGGGKVNYQGIGSSGGIKQIIAKTVDFAGSDAPLKDDVLAKDGLFQFPTVVGGVVPVINVPGIRAGELVLSGEVLGDLYLGKIKKWNDPAIAALNPKVRLPDTDVAVVRRADGSGTSFIWTNYLSKVNAEWRSKVGEGTTVNWPVGTGGKGNDGVAAFVQRLPGSIGYVEWAYAKQNHMTYTALKNPAGTVVEPKTETFKAAAAGANWKKSFYQILTNQPGKQAWPVVGATFVLLHAAQDKPEQGKETLKFFDWAFKNGTQAANELDYISLPESVISEIRMQWKSKVKDGAGKALAG is encoded by the coding sequence ATGAAATCGATGCACACCGCGATCGCCGGCGTTGTCGGCGCCCTCTTTGCCTGGTCTGTGCAGGCTGCCGATATCACCGGCGCGGGCAGCACGTTCGCGGCGCCGATTTATACGAAGTGGGCCGATGCCTATCGAAAGTCGGGCGGCGGCAAGGTCAACTACCAGGGTATCGGATCGTCCGGCGGCATCAAGCAGATCATCGCGAAGACGGTCGACTTCGCCGGCTCGGACGCACCGCTGAAGGACGATGTGCTCGCCAAGGATGGCCTGTTCCAATTCCCGACCGTGGTCGGCGGCGTGGTGCCGGTGATCAACGTGCCGGGTATCAGGGCCGGCGAATTGGTGCTGTCCGGCGAAGTGCTGGGCGATCTCTACCTGGGCAAGATCAAGAAGTGGAATGACCCGGCGATCGCCGCGCTCAATCCGAAGGTGAGGCTGCCGGATACTGATGTCGCCGTGGTGCGTCGCGCCGACGGGTCGGGCACGAGCTTCATTTGGACGAACTACCTGTCGAAGGTGAATGCCGAGTGGAGGTCGAAGGTCGGCGAAGGCACGACGGTGAATTGGCCGGTGGGCACCGGCGGCAAAGGCAATGACGGTGTGGCCGCGTTCGTGCAGCGCCTGCCTGGCTCGATCGGCTACGTCGAATGGGCCTATGCGAAGCAAAACCATATGACCTACACTGCGCTGAAGAACCCGGCTGGCACGGTCGTCGAGCCGAAGACCGAAACGTTCAAAGCCGCGGCCGCCGGCGCCAACTGGAAGAAATCCTTCTACCAGATCCTGACGAACCAGCCGGGCAAGCAAGCCTGGCCGGTGGTCGGCGCGACGTTCGTGCTGCTGCACGCCGCGCAGGACAAGCCCGAGCAAGGCAAGGAGACGCTCAAGTTCTTCGATTGGGCATTCAAAAACGGCACGCAGGCTGCGAACGAACTGGACTACATCTCGCTGCCGGAATCGGTTATCAGTGAAATTCGCATGCAGTGGAAGTCGAAGGTGAAGGACGGCGCGGGCAAGGCGCTTGCCGGGTAA
- the glmM gene encoding phosphoglucosamine mutase produces the protein MSRRYFGTDGIRGKVGEPPITPDFVLRLGYAAGKVLAGADTPGSGRPTVLIGKDTRVSGYMLEAALEAGFSAAGIDVMLAGPMPTPGIAYLTRALRLAAGVVISASHNPYYDNGIKFFSGHGNKLPDEVEHAIEDQLEQPMACAPSERLGKARRLDDAAGRYIEFCKGTFPAAFDLRGLKLVVDCANGAAYQVAPHVFHELGAEVVSIGVAPNGFNINDGVGATAPDTLVAAVRANHADLGIALDGDADRLQVVDASGRLYNGDELLYVLVKDRIVTHGSVPGAVGTLMTNLAVEVALQQLGVEFVRAAVGDRYILEQLRERGWQLGAEGSGHILSLDRHTTGDGIVSALLVLAAIKRSGQTLAQLLGRLTLFPQTLVNVRMTPGADWKGSTAIREAVAQAERALGPCGRVLIRASGTEPVLRVMVEAQRADEASGHAQAIAEVARAATAG, from the coding sequence ATGAGTCGTCGTTATTTCGGCACGGATGGTATCCGCGGCAAGGTGGGCGAGCCGCCGATCACGCCGGATTTCGTGCTGCGGCTCGGCTATGCGGCAGGCAAGGTGTTAGCCGGCGCGGACACCCCGGGCAGCGGGCGGCCGACCGTATTAATCGGCAAGGACACGCGGGTTTCGGGCTATATGCTCGAGGCGGCGTTGGAAGCGGGATTTTCGGCGGCCGGCATCGACGTGATGCTGGCTGGCCCGATGCCCACGCCAGGCATCGCGTATCTGACGCGCGCGCTGCGCCTGGCCGCCGGCGTCGTGATCAGCGCGTCGCACAACCCTTATTACGACAACGGTATCAAGTTCTTTTCGGGCCACGGCAACAAGCTGCCCGACGAGGTCGAGCATGCGATCGAGGACCAGCTCGAGCAACCGATGGCGTGTGCGCCGTCCGAGCGGCTCGGCAAGGCGCGGCGTCTGGATGACGCGGCAGGACGGTATATCGAGTTCTGCAAGGGCACGTTTCCGGCCGCATTCGACCTGCGTGGACTGAAGCTCGTCGTCGATTGTGCGAACGGCGCGGCATATCAGGTCGCGCCGCACGTGTTCCACGAGCTGGGAGCCGAGGTCGTGTCGATCGGTGTTGCCCCGAATGGATTCAATATCAATGACGGGGTGGGTGCGACTGCACCTGACACGCTGGTGGCGGCCGTGCGCGCCAATCATGCCGATCTGGGCATCGCGCTGGACGGCGACGCGGACCGGTTGCAGGTCGTCGACGCGTCCGGCCGCCTGTATAACGGCGATGAGCTACTGTACGTGCTCGTGAAGGACCGCATTGTCACACACGGATCGGTACCGGGCGCGGTCGGCACGCTAATGACGAACCTAGCGGTGGAGGTCGCGCTACAGCAGCTTGGCGTCGAATTCGTGCGTGCCGCGGTAGGCGATCGCTATATCTTGGAGCAACTGCGCGAACGGGGTTGGCAACTCGGCGCCGAAGGCTCCGGCCACATCCTGTCGCTGGACCGCCATACGACCGGCGACGGCATCGTATCGGCGCTGCTCGTGCTCGCCGCGATCAAACGTAGCGGCCAAACGCTAGCTCAACTGCTTGGCAGGCTGACATTGTTTCCACAGACGCTGGTCAACGTGCGGATGACGCCGGGTGCCGATTGGAAAGGCAGTACCGCGATTCGCGAAGCTGTCGCGCAGGCCGAGCGCGCATTGGGCCCGTGCGGCCGAGTGCTGATCCGCGCGTCCGGCACCGAACCGGTGCTGCGCGTGATGGTCGAAGCGCAGCGGGCGGATGAGGCAAGCGGCCACGCGCAAGCCATTGCCGAAGTCGCGCGCGCGGCGACCGCGGGGTGA
- the folP gene encoding dihydropteroate synthase: MSSTPSTTGPAAGTTLQCGRFRLTLARPLVMGILNVTPDSFSDGGHFVGYDAARARAQQMIDEGADLIDIGGESTRPGAPPVSLDEELTRVLPLIDALRDTGVPISVDTYKPEVMRAALDAGADLINDIWGLRQPGALDAVRDTRCGLCVMHMQGEPGTMQREPQYRDVVAEVRDFLDERIRSLERAGIAADRLCVDPGFGFGKTAEHNFTLLRELPHAVPAGVPTLVGLSRKSMIGVATGRSMPQQRMAGSLAGMLAAVDRGAAIVRVHDVAPTVDALKVWQAMRARPWCDAQSVHG; this comes from the coding sequence ATGTCGAGTACTCCTAGCACAACCGGCCCGGCCGCCGGCACGACGTTGCAATGTGGCCGCTTCAGGCTTACGCTAGCGCGGCCCCTAGTGATGGGCATTTTGAACGTGACGCCAGATTCGTTCTCCGATGGCGGACATTTCGTTGGCTATGATGCCGCGCGTGCGCGCGCCCAGCAGATGATCGACGAGGGGGCGGACCTGATCGACATCGGCGGCGAATCGACGCGGCCTGGCGCACCGCCGGTCTCGCTGGACGAGGAACTGACGCGGGTGCTGCCTTTGATCGACGCGTTGCGCGATACGGGCGTGCCGATCTCGGTCGATACGTACAAGCCCGAAGTGATGCGCGCCGCGCTCGACGCCGGCGCGGACTTGATCAACGATATCTGGGGCCTGCGTCAGCCCGGCGCGCTCGATGCGGTGCGCGACACGCGTTGCGGGCTGTGTGTAATGCATATGCAAGGCGAGCCCGGTACGATGCAACGCGAGCCGCAGTACCGCGATGTCGTCGCGGAGGTTCGCGACTTTCTCGACGAGCGGATCCGGTCACTGGAGCGCGCCGGGATCGCCGCGGACCGGCTCTGTGTCGATCCGGGCTTCGGTTTTGGCAAGACGGCCGAGCACAATTTCACGCTGCTGCGTGAGCTGCCGCACGCCGTGCCCGCCGGCGTGCCAACTCTTGTGGGGCTGTCGCGTAAGTCGATGATCGGCGTGGCCACGGGTCGCAGCATGCCGCAGCAGCGGATGGCCGGCAGCCTGGCCGGCATGCTGGCGGCGGTCGATCGAGGCGCGGCGATTGTGCGCGTGCACGATGTCGCGCCGACGGTCGATGCATTGAAGGTTTGGCAGGCGATGCGGGCACGACCGTGGTGCGATGCCCAGTCTGTGCACGGCTAG
- the ftsH gene encoding ATP-dependent zinc metalloprotease FtsH, producing the protein MNNNMFSKAAVWLVIALVLFTVFKQFDKPRVQEGVTYSQFMDDAKNGKVKNVIVQGRNLTVTPADGQKYQIVSPGDIWMVGDLMKYGVQVSGKADDEPNALVSALYYLGPTILIIGFWFYMMRQMQGGGKGGAFSFGKSRARLIDENNNAVNFTDVAGCDEAKEEVTELVDFLRDPQKFQKLGGRIPRGVLLVGPPGTGKTLLARAIAGEAKVPFFSISGSDFVEMFVGVGAARVRDMFEQAKKHAPCIVFIDEIDAVGRHRGAGMGGGNDEREQTLNQMLVEMDGFEANSGVIVIAATNRSDVLDKALLRPGRFDRQVYVGLPDIRGREQILKVHLRKVPISNDVDASVVARGTPGFSGADLANLVNEAALFAARRGKRIVEMQDFEDAKDKIFMGPERKSAVMREEERRNTAYHESGHAVVAKLLPHADPVHKVTIMPRGWALGVTWQLPEHDRVNLYRDKMLEEIAILFGGRAAEEVFLNSMSTGASNDFERATKMARDMVTRYGMSDVLGTMVYIDTEQDGMFGRMSSRSVSEATQQKVDAEIRRILDEQYALARTLLEDNREKVEAMVKALLEWETIDADQINDIMSGNDPRPPKNLPPPSGDAPSGGTGGGAEVKPAPGATAPA; encoded by the coding sequence TTGAACAACAACATGTTTTCCAAGGCGGCAGTGTGGCTTGTCATCGCACTGGTGCTGTTTACGGTGTTCAAGCAGTTCGACAAGCCCCGCGTCCAGGAAGGCGTCACGTATTCGCAGTTCATGGACGACGCGAAGAATGGCAAGGTCAAGAACGTCATCGTCCAGGGCCGCAACCTCACCGTTACTCCTGCGGACGGCCAAAAATATCAGATTGTGTCGCCCGGCGACATCTGGATGGTCGGTGACCTGATGAAGTATGGCGTGCAGGTCAGTGGCAAGGCCGATGATGAACCGAACGCGCTGGTGTCCGCGCTGTACTACCTCGGCCCGACGATCTTGATCATCGGGTTTTGGTTTTACATGATGCGACAGATGCAAGGCGGCGGCAAAGGCGGGGCGTTTTCGTTCGGCAAGTCGCGTGCGCGGCTCATCGATGAAAACAACAATGCGGTGAATTTTACCGACGTTGCGGGCTGCGATGAGGCGAAGGAGGAAGTGACCGAGCTAGTCGATTTCCTGCGCGATCCGCAGAAATTTCAGAAGCTCGGCGGCCGTATTCCGCGCGGTGTGCTGCTCGTCGGACCGCCGGGGACCGGCAAGACGTTGCTTGCGCGTGCGATCGCCGGTGAAGCGAAGGTGCCGTTCTTCAGTATTTCGGGTTCGGACTTCGTTGAAATGTTCGTCGGCGTGGGCGCAGCCCGTGTACGCGATATGTTCGAACAGGCGAAGAAGCACGCACCCTGTATCGTGTTCATCGACGAAATCGACGCGGTCGGCCGCCATCGCGGCGCCGGCATGGGCGGCGGCAACGACGAGCGCGAACAGACGCTGAACCAGATGCTGGTCGAGATGGACGGTTTCGAGGCCAATTCGGGCGTGATCGTCATTGCCGCGACCAATCGCTCCGACGTGCTCGACAAAGCACTGCTGCGTCCCGGACGTTTCGACCGTCAGGTCTACGTTGGTTTGCCGGACATCCGCGGACGCGAGCAGATCCTGAAGGTCCATCTGCGCAAAGTGCCGATTTCAAACGATGTCGATGCGTCAGTGGTGGCGCGCGGCACGCCAGGCTTTTCCGGCGCGGACCTCGCGAATCTGGTGAACGAGGCGGCGCTGTTCGCCGCGCGTCGCGGCAAGCGCATTGTCGAGATGCAGGATTTCGAGGATGCCAAGGACAAGATCTTCATGGGCCCGGAGCGCAAGTCAGCCGTGATGCGCGAAGAGGAGCGTCGCAATACCGCGTATCACGAGTCGGGCCATGCAGTCGTCGCGAAGCTGCTGCCGCACGCCGATCCCGTTCACAAGGTGACGATTATGCCGCGCGGCTGGGCGCTGGGCGTCACGTGGCAGTTGCCCGAGCATGATCGCGTCAACCTGTACCGCGACAAGATGCTCGAGGAGATCGCGATCCTGTTTGGCGGCCGCGCTGCCGAGGAAGTCTTCTTGAATTCAATGTCGACCGGCGCGTCCAATGACTTTGAACGGGCGACCAAAATGGCCCGCGACATGGTGACGCGCTACGGCATGTCCGACGTGCTTGGGACGATGGTCTATATCGATACTGAGCAGGACGGCATGTTCGGCCGGATGTCGTCGCGCTCGGTGTCCGAGGCGACGCAACAGAAGGTCGACGCGGAGATTCGCCGCATCCTCGACGAGCAATATGCGCTGGCGCGCACGCTGCTGGAGGATAACCGCGAAAAGGTCGAGGCGATGGTCAAGGCGCTGCTCGAATGGGAGACGATCGACGCCGACCAGATCAATGACATTATGTCTGGCAATGATCCGCGTCCGCCAAAGAACCTGCCCCCGCCGTCCGGCGACGCGCCGAGCGGCGGCACAGGAGGCGGCGCCGAGGTGAAGCCCGCGCCGGGCGCGACCGCCCCCGCGTAA
- a CDS encoding RlmE family RNA methyltransferase, with amino-acid sequence MAKNRFNQSWLHDHLNDPYVKLAQRDGYRARAAYKLKEIDEQDKLIRPGQVIVDLGAAPGSWSQYARNKLAASPHRAGGGIDGMIIALDMLPMEPIADVTFIQGDFRDDAILAQLEAAVDGRAVDLVISDMAPNLSGVAVADAARIEHVCDLALEFAQDHLTPQGALLVKCFHGSGYSQIVERFKHQFKTVAARKPKASRDKSSETFILGRVLKHPRA; translated from the coding sequence ATGGCAAAAAACCGTTTCAATCAATCGTGGTTACATGACCACCTCAATGATCCGTACGTCAAACTCGCGCAGCGCGACGGATATCGGGCACGCGCGGCGTACAAGCTCAAGGAAATCGACGAACAGGACAAGCTGATCCGGCCCGGACAGGTGATCGTCGACCTGGGCGCCGCACCGGGAAGCTGGAGTCAATACGCGCGCAACAAGCTGGCAGCCAGCCCCCACCGTGCCGGCGGCGGCATTGACGGCATGATCATTGCGCTGGATATGCTGCCGATGGAGCCGATCGCCGACGTGACGTTCATCCAGGGCGATTTCCGCGATGATGCGATACTGGCGCAGCTGGAGGCGGCCGTCGATGGCCGCGCGGTAGACCTTGTCATTTCCGACATGGCCCCCAACCTGTCAGGTGTCGCGGTGGCGGATGCGGCGCGGATCGAGCACGTGTGCGATTTGGCGCTCGAATTTGCGCAGGATCACTTGACACCACAGGGAGCGCTGTTGGTTAAGTGTTTTCATGGCAGCGGCTACAGTCAGATCGTCGAGCGGTTCAAACACCAGTTCAAGACCGTGGCGGCGCGCAAGCCGAAGGCCTCGCGCGACAAATCATCGGAAACGTTTATTCTCGGTCGGGTGCTGAAGCATCCGCGGGCGTGA
- a CDS encoding YhbY family RNA-binding protein, with translation MPALTLSYAERSALRSQAHPLKPVVLIGADGLTDAVLNEIDVHLNAHELIKIRVFGDERDERAALYDTICDRLSAAPIQHIGKLLVIWRPRRDDTAASAPRGTASRAPRTVQARRAVPQRNADVPSAGTARCAARRDTSTAGAAPRVVKVVKPSSTIRRPKPQLVKVLGNERVTAGGNVKKAKKRQTSPKRQHQSNK, from the coding sequence ATGCCTGCCCTTACCCTTTCCTACGCCGAGCGTAGCGCGCTGCGCTCGCAAGCCCATCCGCTGAAGCCAGTCGTCTTGATCGGCGCAGATGGATTGACCGACGCGGTGCTCAACGAGATCGACGTGCACCTGAACGCGCATGAGTTGATTAAGATCCGCGTGTTTGGCGACGAGCGCGACGAGCGCGCGGCGCTTTACGACACGATCTGTGACCGTCTGTCGGCGGCGCCTATTCAACATATCGGCAAATTGCTGGTAATTTGGAGACCACGACGCGACGATACTGCTGCCAGCGCCCCGCGCGGCACAGCCTCGCGCGCCCCCCGCACGGTCCAGGCTCGCCGCGCCGTGCCGCAGCGCAACGCCGACGTGCCGAGCGCCGGCACCGCCCGCTGCGCCGCGCGCCGCGACACGTCGACGGCCGGTGCCGCGCCACGTGTCGTCAAAGTTGTAAAACCGTCCAGCACGATACGGCGCCCAAAGCCGCAATTGGTCAAGGTGCTCGGCAATGAACGCGTCACCGCTGGCGGCAATGTCAAAAAGGCGAAAAAGCGACAGACAAGTCCGAAGCGCCAGCACCAGTCTAACAAATAG
- a CDS encoding DUF4149 domain-containing protein, whose protein sequence is MAQRLFRLLAMLWVGSLVSIGYLAAPTLFASLDRTSAGMVAASLFHTQAVIGVVAGIVLLGCAHAFVKRGDRAYRGARWVIIAMLVCVLVGYFALQPFMNELRVAAQQAGTDVGDSAYAARFGALHFASSAIYLVQSLLGLVLVWRLPVATRSMF, encoded by the coding sequence ATTGCACAGCGCCTGTTCCGCCTGCTCGCGATGCTGTGGGTCGGCAGTCTCGTCAGCATCGGCTACCTGGCTGCGCCGACCCTGTTTGCGTCGCTCGATCGCACGAGTGCGGGCATGGTCGCCGCCTCGCTGTTCCACACGCAGGCGGTGATCGGCGTGGTGGCTGGTATCGTGCTGCTCGGGTGCGCGCACGCGTTTGTTAAACGCGGCGACCGGGCGTACCGGGGCGCGCGCTGGGTGATCATCGCGATGCTGGTATGCGTGCTGGTCGGCTATTTCGCGCTGCAGCCGTTCATGAACGAATTGCGCGTCGCGGCGCAGCAAGCCGGGACGGATGTCGGAGATTCCGCCTATGCGGCGCGCTTTGGTGCTTTGCACTTCGCATCCAGCGCCATCTACCTGGTGCAAAGCCTGCTCGGCCTCGTACTGGTGTGGCGCTTGCCGGTCGCCACGCGGTCAATGTTCTGA
- the greA gene encoding transcription elongation factor GreA has translation MSTIPLTKRGADQLRDELQRLKSVERPSVIHAIAEARAQGDLSENAEYDAAKEKQAFIEGRIAELESKLSAAQIIDPKAVDADGRIVFGATVDLEDLDSGDKVTYQIVGDDEADLEHGLISVSSPIARALIGKFEGDVAAVQAPSGVREYEIITVRYE, from the coding sequence ATGAGCACTATTCCACTGACGAAGCGCGGTGCTGACCAACTGCGTGACGAATTGCAACGACTGAAGTCGGTCGAGCGTCCGTCGGTGATCCACGCGATCGCCGAGGCGCGTGCACAAGGTGATTTATCGGAAAACGCCGAGTACGATGCCGCGAAGGAGAAGCAGGCGTTTATCGAGGGCCGCATCGCTGAACTCGAATCGAAATTGTCGGCCGCGCAAATTATCGATCCGAAGGCGGTCGATGCGGACGGGCGCATCGTATTCGGCGCCACCGTCGATCTCGAGGATCTCGATTCGGGTGACAAGGTCACCTACCAAATCGTCGGAGACGACGAGGCGGATCTCGAACATGGGCTGATTTCAGTCAGTTCGCCAATTGCTCGCGCGTTGATTGGCAAGTTCGAGGGCGATGTGGCGGCGGTGCAAGCGCCCAGCGGCGTGCGTGAGTACGAGATCATCACGGTACGTTACGAGTAA